From the Microbacterium thalassium genome, one window contains:
- a CDS encoding ABC transporter ATP-binding protein, translated as MTTAIETDTAASATMDGRGAVRLEGVTKRYGDAVAVDDLSLSIEPGEFISFLGPSGCGKTTTLRMIAGFEHPDAGSISISGASVLNVPPYRRDVNTVFQAYALFPHRSVAENVAYGLQQRRTPKAEVRERVSQALDMVQMRHLADRKPTQLSGGQQQRVALARALVNRPAVLLLDEPLGALDRQLREEMQLELKLLQSRLGITFVFVTHDQGEALSMSDRIAIMRAGRIEQLADADTVYARPASAYVAAFVGQQNFFHGDAAESGAAVASPHALVRGTGTELAGVAKGEAAVRPEFISIEKATAGSASDANTARGELIGVSHLGDTMQFLVRLGDEQSLIVRRPTPEAPSLRVGDDVLCSWSAQNVLLFPSDDSAEQGGYIAPPTH; from the coding sequence GTGACCACGGCAATCGAGACCGACACGGCGGCATCCGCCACGATGGACGGCCGCGGGGCCGTGCGCCTCGAAGGCGTCACCAAGCGATACGGCGACGCGGTCGCCGTCGACGACCTGTCCCTGTCGATCGAGCCCGGCGAGTTCATCTCGTTCCTCGGCCCCTCGGGCTGCGGCAAGACGACCACGCTGCGGATGATCGCGGGCTTCGAGCACCCGGATGCCGGATCCATCAGCATCTCGGGCGCCTCGGTCCTGAACGTCCCGCCATACCGGCGCGACGTGAACACCGTGTTCCAGGCGTACGCGCTGTTCCCCCACCGCTCGGTCGCCGAGAACGTCGCCTACGGTCTGCAGCAGCGCCGCACGCCCAAGGCCGAGGTCCGCGAGCGCGTGTCGCAGGCCCTCGACATGGTGCAGATGCGCCACCTGGCCGATCGCAAGCCCACGCAGCTCTCGGGCGGCCAGCAGCAGCGCGTCGCCCTCGCCCGCGCGCTGGTCAACCGCCCCGCGGTGCTCCTCCTCGACGAGCCGCTGGGCGCCCTCGACCGCCAGCTGCGCGAGGAGATGCAGCTCGAGCTGAAGCTCCTCCAGTCGCGGCTCGGCATCACGTTCGTCTTCGTCACCCACGATCAGGGCGAGGCACTGTCGATGAGCGACCGCATCGCGATCATGCGCGCCGGCCGCATCGAGCAGCTCGCCGACGCCGACACCGTGTACGCGCGCCCCGCATCGGCGTACGTCGCGGCGTTCGTGGGCCAGCAGAACTTCTTCCACGGCGACGCGGCCGAGTCGGGCGCCGCCGTCGCGTCGCCGCACGCGCTCGTGCGCGGAACCGGCACCGAGCTCGCCGGCGTCGCGAAGGGCGAGGCCGCGGTCCGGCCCGAGTTCATCTCCATCGAGAAGGCGACGGCCGGCTCGGCATCCGACGCCAACACCGCCCGCGGCGAGCTCATCGGCGTCTCGCACCTCGGCGACACCATGCAGTTCCTGGTGCGCCTCGGCGACGAGCAGAGCCTCATCGTGCGCCGCCCGACGCCCGAGGCGCCGTCGCTGCGCGTGGGCGACGATGTCCTGTGCTCGTGGAGCGCCCAGAACGTGCTGCTCTTCCCGTCCGACGACTCCGCCGAGCAGGGCGGGTACATCGCACCGCCCACCCACTGA
- a CDS encoding Fpg/Nei family DNA glycosylase, with the protein MPEGDTVFRTARRLDEVLAGAVITRFDVRVPQLATADLTGLTVHGVAARGKHILHRIGGDTLRTHLKMEGRWHLQRPGGRWPRPAYTARAVIDATAPDGSRWETVGFDLADIALVPTAEEDRLVGHLGPDPLSDAWDPAEAARRLAADDRAAHVALQDQRNVAGFGNEYANEILFVRGVHPTTPARNVDTAALVDVGARMIRTNRDRLHRTFTGDSRRGATTWVYRRENRPCRRCGTPIRGAALGADPTRERIVFWCPRCQSES; encoded by the coding sequence GTGCCCGAGGGTGACACCGTGTTCCGCACCGCCCGGCGCCTCGACGAGGTCCTCGCCGGCGCCGTGATCACGCGCTTCGACGTGCGCGTCCCCCAGCTCGCGACGGCCGATCTCACCGGCCTCACCGTTCACGGCGTCGCCGCCCGCGGCAAGCACATCCTGCACCGCATCGGCGGCGACACGCTGCGCACCCACCTGAAGATGGAGGGCCGGTGGCACCTCCAGCGACCCGGCGGCCGCTGGCCGCGACCCGCATACACGGCCCGCGCCGTCATCGACGCGACCGCACCGGACGGCAGCCGGTGGGAGACCGTCGGCTTCGACCTCGCCGACATCGCGCTCGTCCCCACCGCGGAGGAGGACCGGCTCGTCGGGCATCTCGGCCCCGATCCGCTGAGCGACGCGTGGGACCCCGCCGAAGCCGCGCGCAGACTCGCCGCCGACGACCGCGCCGCGCACGTGGCGCTGCAGGACCAGCGCAACGTGGCCGGCTTCGGCAACGAGTACGCCAACGAGATCCTGTTCGTCCGCGGCGTGCACCCCACGACCCCGGCTCGCAACGTGGACACCGCCGCCCTCGTCGACGTCGGCGCGCGGATGATCCGTACCAACCGGGACCGGCTCCACCGCACCTTCACCGGCGACAGCAGGCGCGGAGCCACGACGTGGGTGTACCGCCGTGAGAACCGTCCCTGCCGGCGCTGCGGCACGCCCATCCGCGGCGCCGCGCTCGGCGCCGATCCCACCCGCGAGCGGATCGTCTTCTGGTGCCCGCGCTGCCAGAGCGAGTCCTGA
- a CDS encoding P1 family peptidase, which produces MHTTRARDLGIPFAGTPGRHNAITDVPGIEVGYTTLIHGEPGADSVARTGVTAILPRGRAGVGIPCAAGTYSLNGNGELTGRAWIDESGSFSTPIAITSSHAVGAVHRGVDEWVHAVNPAVSAQWMLPVVGETWDGYLNQINAGHVEPAHARTALDAASPGPIAEGSVGGGTGMNCYGFKGGTGTASRVIDHDGTAYTVGVLMQANFGSREEFTVAGRPLGPDSAAPAPIEDDGWFLRDGERARSVPGAGSVIVVVATDAPLLPGQCAALARRVPLGLARTGTTGSHFSGDIFLAFSTANSGSLTSRMADRTSYESLRFIPWGRVDALYTATVQAVEEAVVNALVAAEDMAGREDHVSYALPHDEVRAAFS; this is translated from the coding sequence ATGCACACCACACGCGCGCGAGACCTGGGCATCCCGTTCGCGGGCACGCCCGGTCGGCACAACGCGATCACCGACGTCCCGGGGATCGAAGTCGGCTACACGACGCTCATCCACGGCGAGCCCGGGGCGGACAGCGTCGCCCGGACCGGCGTGACGGCGATCCTCCCGCGCGGCCGCGCCGGCGTCGGCATCCCCTGCGCCGCCGGGACGTACTCGCTCAACGGCAACGGCGAGCTGACCGGCCGCGCGTGGATCGACGAGTCGGGCTCGTTCTCGACGCCGATCGCGATCACCAGCTCCCATGCGGTGGGGGCGGTGCACCGCGGCGTCGACGAGTGGGTGCACGCGGTGAACCCCGCCGTGTCGGCGCAGTGGATGCTGCCGGTCGTCGGCGAGACGTGGGACGGCTACCTCAACCAGATCAATGCGGGGCACGTCGAGCCCGCCCACGCCCGCACGGCGCTGGATGCGGCATCCCCCGGCCCGATCGCCGAGGGCAGCGTCGGCGGCGGCACCGGCATGAACTGCTACGGGTTCAAGGGCGGCACGGGCACCGCCTCGCGTGTCATCGACCACGACGGCACCGCGTACACCGTCGGCGTGCTGATGCAGGCGAACTTCGGCTCGCGCGAGGAGTTCACGGTGGCCGGCCGGCCGCTGGGCCCGGACTCGGCGGCGCCCGCCCCCATCGAGGACGACGGCTGGTTCCTCCGCGACGGGGAGCGGGCCCGCTCGGTCCCCGGGGCGGGCAGCGTGATCGTGGTCGTGGCCACCGACGCGCCGCTGCTGCCCGGCCAGTGCGCGGCCCTCGCCCGCCGCGTCCCGCTGGGGCTCGCGCGCACCGGCACGACCGGGAGCCACTTCTCGGGCGACATCTTCCTGGCGTTCTCGACCGCCAACTCCGGCTCGCTCACCTCGCGCATGGCCGACCGGACGTCGTACGAGTCGCTGCGGTTCATCCCGTGGGGCCGCGTCGACGCGCTCTACACCGCCACCGTCCAGGCCGTCGAAGAGGCCGTGGTCAACGCACTCGTCG
- a CDS encoding NAD(P)/FAD-dependent oxidoreductase gives MGTTVFERHRPSASVIEQSLEGSRHDVFWLDDLPADLTPARPALNGEHEADLVVVGAGYTGLWTAMLALRRTPGIRVAIVEAKTVGWAASGRNGGFCEASITHGYDNGASRWPDEIDTLERLGMENLDAFEADLGEWGVDAQFERVGELDVAVEPHQLEWLHEEMEHADADTVFLDEAAVQASVASPTYLGGVWHKRNNAILHPARLAAGLAKAAEERGATVFEHSRVTGLDSTGAKVRVTTDSGAVTADRVVLATNVFPSLLKRNRLMTVPVYDYVLMTEPLTDEQWDAVGWRDRQGIGDMANQFHYYRPTQDGRILFGGYDAIYHFGRKVRSAYENRPESWERLASHFFTTFPQLEGLRFSHRWAGAIDSSTQFCAFFGTARKGRVAYAAGFTGLGVGAARFAGEVMLDLLEGEPTERTELEMVRKRPLPFPPEPAAALGINATRWSLDRADHNDGKRNIILKTLDAVGLGFDS, from the coding sequence GTGGGAACCACGGTCTTCGAACGGCACCGGCCGTCAGCATCCGTCATCGAGCAGAGCCTCGAGGGCTCACGCCACGACGTCTTCTGGCTCGATGATCTTCCGGCAGACCTCACACCGGCGCGCCCCGCGCTGAACGGCGAGCACGAGGCCGACCTGGTCGTGGTCGGCGCCGGGTACACGGGGCTGTGGACCGCGATGCTGGCGTTGCGCCGTACACCCGGCATCCGCGTCGCGATCGTCGAGGCGAAGACCGTCGGCTGGGCGGCGTCGGGCCGCAACGGGGGCTTCTGCGAGGCGAGCATCACGCACGGCTACGACAACGGCGCCAGCCGCTGGCCCGACGAGATCGACACGCTCGAGCGGCTCGGCATGGAGAACCTCGACGCCTTCGAGGCCGATCTCGGCGAATGGGGGGTCGACGCGCAGTTCGAGCGCGTCGGCGAGCTCGACGTCGCCGTCGAGCCCCACCAGCTCGAGTGGCTTCACGAGGAGATGGAGCACGCGGACGCCGACACCGTGTTCCTCGACGAGGCGGCGGTGCAGGCATCCGTCGCCTCTCCGACCTACCTCGGTGGCGTGTGGCACAAGCGCAACAACGCGATCCTGCATCCGGCGCGTCTCGCCGCGGGGCTCGCGAAGGCGGCCGAGGAGCGCGGCGCGACGGTGTTCGAGCACTCGCGCGTGACCGGCCTCGACTCGACCGGCGCGAAGGTGCGCGTGACGACGGATTCCGGCGCCGTCACCGCCGACCGCGTCGTGCTCGCCACGAACGTGTTCCCGTCGCTGCTCAAGCGCAACCGCCTCATGACCGTGCCGGTCTACGACTACGTGCTCATGACCGAGCCTCTGACGGACGAGCAGTGGGATGCCGTCGGCTGGCGCGACCGCCAGGGCATCGGCGACATGGCGAACCAGTTCCACTACTACCGCCCGACGCAGGACGGCCGGATCCTCTTCGGCGGGTACGACGCCATCTACCACTTCGGCCGCAAGGTGCGCTCTGCATACGAGAACCGGCCGGAGTCCTGGGAGAGGCTCGCGAGCCACTTCTTCACGACGTTCCCGCAGCTGGAGGGTCTGCGCTTCAGCCACCGTTGGGCCGGCGCGATCGACAGCTCGACGCAGTTCTGCGCGTTCTTCGGCACCGCCCGGAAGGGCCGCGTCGCCTACGCCGCCGGCTTCACCGGGCTCGGTGTGGGCGCTGCCCGCTTCGCCGGCGAGGTGATGCTGGACCTGCTGGAAGGCGAGCCGACCGAGCGCACGGAGCTCGAGATGGTCCGCAAGCGCCCGCTGCCGTTCCCGCCCGAGCCTGCGGCGGCCCTCGGCATCAACGCCACGCGCTGGTCGCTCGACCGCGCCGACCACAACGACGGAAAGCGGAACATCATCCTGAAGACCCTCGACGCGGTCGGATTGGGGTTCGACTCATGA
- a CDS encoding ABC transporter permease, whose product MTKTEAIARLDEPETGAKVRRARSPRSWSDIALNIWGILVLLFLFAPIIVIVIYSFNTGRLLISWDGFGFDAFLTILEKPAIQNAVRVSLITAFIAAIIATALGTLAGIAMARHPGKWTWWFLGLLLFTSVTPEIVDAVALLPWMVFLGQDLGLSMFDDGIVRLSIGSSLFATAVVSYIVRARLVGQDANLEEASGDLYAKPLATFMKITLPLAMPAVLAGFLLAFTLGLDNTIIASFVQVSGTTPWPVYVLSAVRSGMRPEIAAVSTIMLVLTLIALAVVALVLKRAGDSATDIARTMAGG is encoded by the coding sequence ATGACGAAGACCGAGGCCATCGCGCGCCTCGACGAGCCCGAGACCGGCGCCAAGGTGCGGCGAGCCCGCTCCCCCAGGTCGTGGTCGGACATCGCGCTGAACATATGGGGCATCCTCGTGCTGCTCTTCCTGTTCGCGCCGATCATCGTGATCGTCATCTACTCGTTCAACACGGGCCGACTGCTCATCTCGTGGGACGGCTTCGGATTCGACGCGTTCCTGACGATCCTCGAGAAGCCCGCGATCCAGAACGCCGTGCGGGTGTCGCTCATCACCGCGTTCATCGCGGCGATCATCGCCACGGCTCTCGGGACGCTCGCGGGCATCGCGATGGCGCGGCATCCCGGCAAGTGGACGTGGTGGTTCCTCGGCCTGCTGCTGTTCACCTCGGTCACCCCCGAGATCGTCGACGCCGTGGCGCTGCTGCCCTGGATGGTGTTCCTCGGTCAGGACCTGGGGCTGAGCATGTTCGACGACGGCATCGTGCGACTGTCGATCGGCTCGTCGCTGTTCGCCACCGCGGTCGTGTCGTACATCGTCCGGGCGCGCCTGGTCGGCCAGGATGCGAACCTCGAGGAGGCCTCGGGCGACCTGTACGCCAAGCCTCTGGCGACGTTCATGAAGATCACGCTGCCGCTGGCGATGCCGGCGGTGCTCGCGGGCTTCCTGCTGGCGTTCACGCTGGGCCTCGACAACACGATCATCGCGTCGTTCGTGCAGGTCTCGGGAACCACCCCGTGGCCGGTGTACGTCCTCAGCGCCGTGCGCTCGGGCATGCGACCCGAGATCGCCGCCGTGTCGACGATCATGCTGGTGCTGACGCTCATCGCGCTCGCGGTCGTCGCGCTCGTCCTCAAGCGCGCGGGCGACTCGGCCACCGACATCGCGCGCACCATGGCGGGCGGCTGA
- a CDS encoding cupin domain-containing protein: MTQHPSRLVAAALVDAAVLVLAHEPVPADQVVAGAPTTGYAVLDDGAGREIGVWEMSPGAMSDTEADEVFIVLAGDATVEFADPAHPPIELRPGSVVRLEDGMQTVWTVRETLRKVYIAP, encoded by the coding sequence ATGACCCAGCACCCCTCGCGCCTGGTGGCCGCAGCCCTCGTGGACGCCGCAGTGCTCGTGCTCGCGCACGAGCCCGTGCCCGCCGATCAGGTCGTCGCGGGCGCCCCGACCACCGGCTACGCCGTCCTCGACGACGGCGCCGGCCGCGAGATCGGCGTATGGGAGATGTCGCCCGGCGCGATGAGCGACACCGAGGCCGACGAGGTGTTCATCGTGCTCGCGGGCGACGCCACCGTCGAATTCGCCGACCCCGCGCATCCGCCCATCGAGCTGCGCCCCGGGTCGGTCGTGCGCCTCGAAGACGGCATGCAGACGGTGTGGACGGTGCGCGAGACGCTGCGGAAGGTCTACATCGCGCCATAG
- a CDS encoding amidohydrolase yields MSYADLVFTGGPVFTANTVRSRTSFVAVKNGRIVALGSDRVSDLLGPDTEVIDLAGRMLIPGFQDAHVHPVWGGLDMLRCDLSELHTAEQYLAAIAEYSAAHPDDEWVLGGGWGMAAFPGGTPTASALDTVVPDRPAFLPNRDGHGAWVNSAALRLAGIDKHTPDPADGRIERDADGNPTGTLHEGAMGLVNRHLPEEPLERLTEALLLAQRRLHSLGITGWQDAIVGTYGDAGDPADAYMKAVADGDLTARVVGALWWDRNAGLEQIPDLIAKREKLQAGRFAATSIKIMQDGVPENFTASMLEPYCDGHGHRTDNSGISFVPPEILNEAVAQLDAAGFQVHFHAIGDRAVRECLDAVEHAIARNGHGDNRHHISHIQVIHPEDIPRFRELGVAANMQSLWAAYEPQMVDLTIPFLGRERTAWQYPFGDLLRSGAVLAAGSDWSVTSPDPLAAIHVAVNRKSAPGHEEGEYDAFLPEQAIDLGTSLTAYTAGSAWVNHLDDVAGTIEVGKYADLAVLDRDPFAGPADQIGTTRVLQTFVEGELVYAAPDAQTPGTPADQATDIPASAV; encoded by the coding sequence ATGTCCTACGCCGACCTCGTCTTCACCGGCGGTCCCGTCTTCACCGCGAACACGGTGCGCTCGCGCACCAGCTTCGTCGCGGTGAAGAACGGCCGCATCGTCGCGCTCGGCAGCGACCGGGTCAGCGACCTCCTCGGACCGGACACCGAAGTCATCGACCTGGCGGGGCGGATGCTGATCCCCGGCTTCCAGGACGCGCACGTCCACCCGGTGTGGGGCGGACTCGACATGCTGCGCTGCGACCTCTCGGAACTCCACACCGCCGAGCAGTACCTCGCCGCGATCGCGGAGTACTCCGCCGCGCACCCCGACGACGAGTGGGTGCTCGGCGGCGGGTGGGGGATGGCCGCCTTCCCGGGCGGGACGCCCACGGCATCCGCCCTCGACACCGTCGTGCCCGACCGGCCCGCGTTCCTCCCCAACCGCGACGGGCACGGCGCGTGGGTCAACTCGGCCGCGCTCCGCCTCGCGGGCATCGACAAGCACACCCCCGACCCCGCCGACGGCCGCATCGAGCGAGACGCCGACGGCAACCCCACGGGAACGCTGCACGAAGGCGCCATGGGGCTGGTCAACCGCCACCTGCCCGAAGAACCCCTCGAACGTCTGACCGAGGCGCTGCTGCTCGCCCAGCGCCGCCTCCACTCGCTCGGCATCACCGGCTGGCAGGACGCCATCGTCGGGACCTACGGCGACGCCGGCGACCCCGCCGACGCCTACATGAAGGCGGTCGCCGACGGCGACCTCACCGCCCGCGTCGTCGGCGCGCTGTGGTGGGACCGCAACGCGGGGCTCGAGCAGATCCCCGACCTCATCGCCAAGCGCGAGAAGCTCCAGGCCGGCCGCTTCGCCGCCACGAGCATCAAGATCATGCAGGACGGCGTGCCCGAGAACTTCACCGCGTCGATGCTCGAGCCCTACTGCGACGGCCACGGCCACCGCACCGACAACTCCGGCATCTCGTTCGTGCCGCCCGAGATTCTGAACGAGGCCGTCGCGCAGCTGGACGCGGCGGGCTTCCAGGTGCACTTCCACGCGATCGGCGACCGCGCCGTCCGCGAGTGCCTGGACGCCGTCGAGCACGCGATCGCCCGCAACGGCCACGGCGACAACCGCCACCACATCTCGCACATCCAGGTCATCCACCCCGAGGACATCCCGCGCTTCCGCGAACTCGGCGTCGCCGCGAACATGCAGTCGCTGTGGGCGGCCTACGAGCCCCAGATGGTCGATCTGACGATCCCGTTCCTCGGCAGGGAGCGCACCGCCTGGCAGTACCCGTTCGGCGACCTGCTGCGCAGCGGCGCGGTGCTCGCCGCGGGTTCGGACTGGTCGGTGACCTCGCCCGACCCGCTCGCGGCGATCCATGTCGCGGTGAACCGCAAGTCCGCCCCCGGCCACGAGGAGGGCGAGTACGACGCGTTCCTCCCCGAGCAGGCGATCGACCTCGGCACGTCGCTGACGGCGTACACCGCCGGCTCGGCGTGGGTGAACCACCTCGACGACGTCGCCGGGACGATCGAGGTCGGCAAGTACGCCGACCTCGCCGTCCTCGACCGCGACCCGTTCGCGGGCCCCGCCGATCAGATCGGGACGACCCGCGTCCTGCAGACCTTCGTCGAGGGTGAGCTCGTGTACGCCGCCCCCGACGCCCAGACCCCCGGCACGCCCGCCGACCAGGCCACCGACATCCCGGCCTCAGCGGTCTGA
- a CDS encoding ABC transporter permease, with the protein MPKTRSAGAALAIPAWAWLLLFFVAPVLLVVYFSFGYKPGIFGTHATDILSFDRYIEAMSPTFFTTFQNTLWVGIGGTVLCFLVGAPVAYWMAFKVRPERRGLLIALVLVPFWTNFLVRTIGWQIILSPEGAVSQFLSPVLGGPIELLYTREAVLLGVVYNYLPLMILPLFVAFDRVGPALREASKDLGAGKITTFFRVTLPLSQPGIIAGVLLVFIPLMGDYITATVLGGAKGNMVGQLVAAQFQTAQNWALGSAMAVVLMLIITLTIAVCGFIIYLIALPFRMRNRLVLGPADAAETDAAAAAAKTPSEVSS; encoded by the coding sequence GTGCCTAAGACCCGTTCGGCAGGAGCCGCGCTCGCGATCCCCGCGTGGGCGTGGCTCCTGCTCTTCTTCGTCGCCCCGGTGCTGTTGGTCGTCTACTTCAGCTTCGGGTACAAGCCGGGGATCTTCGGCACGCACGCCACCGACATCCTGTCGTTCGACCGGTACATCGAGGCGATGTCGCCGACGTTCTTCACCACCTTCCAGAACACGCTGTGGGTGGGCATCGGCGGCACCGTGCTGTGCTTCCTGGTGGGCGCCCCGGTCGCGTACTGGATGGCGTTCAAGGTGCGCCCCGAGCGCCGCGGCCTCCTCATCGCGCTCGTGCTGGTGCCGTTCTGGACCAACTTCCTGGTCCGCACCATCGGCTGGCAGATCATCCTCTCGCCCGAGGGCGCGGTGTCGCAGTTCCTCTCGCCGGTCCTCGGCGGCCCGATCGAGCTGCTCTACACGCGCGAGGCCGTGCTCCTCGGCGTCGTGTACAACTACCTGCCGCTCATGATCCTGCCGCTGTTCGTCGCGTTCGACCGCGTCGGGCCCGCTCTGCGCGAGGCGTCGAAGGACCTCGGCGCGGGCAAGATCACGACGTTCTTCCGCGTCACCCTCCCCCTGTCGCAGCCCGGCATCATCGCCGGCGTCCTGCTGGTGTTCATCCCCCTCATGGGCGACTACATCACCGCGACGGTCCTCGGCGGCGCGAAGGGCAACATGGTCGGCCAGCTCGTGGCCGCGCAGTTCCAGACGGCGCAGAACTGGGCCCTCGGCTCGGCCATGGCCGTCGTCCTGATGCTCATCATCACGCTGACGATCGCGGTGTGCGGCTTCATCATCTACCTCATCGCCCTGCCGTTCCGCATGCGGAACCGCCTGGTCCTGGGACCGGCCGACGCGGCCGAGACGGATGCCGCCGCAGCAGCCGCCAAGACCCCCTCGGAGGTGTCGTCGTGA
- a CDS encoding polyamine ABC transporter substrate-binding protein, with translation MSDIHSNVRILAPEGKAQAIMREVSRRRFLSVAAITGSAAFLAACSSGGTDGGTAAEPQATGGALEDNLSIYTWGDYDSPDVLDGFTSELGPKITMDSYSSNEELIAKLVAAKGTSGYDIVVPTGVFVPQMIENGLLEKFNKDLLPNMENLDAAYLGRSWDPSNDYTVCKAWGTTGYVYDKTVITRELTTWNDFFDAAQNEASGKTSMSDDPAGIIGSYFWANDMDWNTEDTAELDACEDFLVNEIAPHISAFDSYPGSGGIPQATQVLMQAWNGDARLGIQESPDPERWQWVLPGPQTELWMDNWAIAAGAPHPEAAHAFINWSMTPENLLLNLDYVGFNVGGKDMEQAAADEGLDYLDMIFFTPEQLETMHEQELNDSQQRRVEIWSAMKAAAGA, from the coding sequence ATGTCCGACATCCACAGCAACGTGCGCATCCTCGCCCCCGAGGGTAAAGCGCAGGCGATCATGCGCGAGGTCTCGCGCCGCCGCTTCCTGAGCGTCGCCGCCATCACCGGCAGCGCCGCGTTCCTGGCCGCCTGCTCGAGCGGCGGCACCGACGGCGGCACGGCTGCCGAGCCGCAGGCCACCGGCGGCGCCCTCGAGGACAACCTGTCGATCTACACGTGGGGCGACTACGACTCCCCCGACGTGCTGGATGGCTTCACGTCGGAGCTCGGCCCGAAGATCACGATGGACTCGTACTCGTCGAACGAGGAGCTCATCGCGAAGCTCGTCGCCGCGAAGGGCACCTCGGGCTACGACATCGTCGTCCCCACCGGCGTCTTCGTCCCGCAGATGATCGAGAACGGCCTGCTCGAGAAGTTCAACAAGGACCTGCTCCCGAACATGGAGAACCTCGACGCGGCGTACCTCGGTCGCTCGTGGGACCCCTCGAACGACTACACCGTCTGCAAGGCGTGGGGCACCACCGGCTACGTGTACGACAAGACCGTGATCACGCGCGAGCTGACCACGTGGAACGACTTCTTCGACGCCGCTCAGAACGAGGCCAGCGGCAAGACGTCGATGTCCGACGACCCGGCCGGCATCATCGGCTCGTACTTCTGGGCCAACGACATGGACTGGAACACCGAGGACACCGCCGAGCTCGACGCGTGCGAGGACTTCCTCGTCAACGAGATCGCCCCGCACATCTCGGCGTTCGACTCGTACCCCGGCTCGGGCGGCATCCCGCAGGCCACCCAGGTGCTCATGCAGGCCTGGAACGGCGACGCGCGCCTGGGCATCCAGGAGTCGCCCGACCCCGAGCGCTGGCAGTGGGTCCTCCCCGGCCCGCAGACCGAGCTGTGGATGGACAACTGGGCCATCGCCGCGGGCGCACCCCACCCCGAGGCCGCGCACGCGTTCATCAACTGGTCGATGACGCCGGAGAACCTGCTGCTGAACCTCGACTACGTCGGGTTCAACGTCGGCGGCAAGGACATGGAGCAGGCGGCGGCCGACGAGGGCCTCGACTACCTCGACATGATCTTCTTCACCCCCGAGCAGCTCGAGACGATGCACGAGCAGGAGCTGAATGACTCCCAGCAGCGCCGCGTCGAGATCTGGTCCGCGATGAAGGCCGCCGCGGGTGCCTAA